One Mycoplasmopsis caviae DNA segment encodes these proteins:
- a CDS encoding Mbov_0399 family ICE element protein has translation MNKKKILLSSLALSGCFFPFVMTSCYNKNEKYSILKNNLLYSSSSASTNRIVHSFPEELKENEYHELKPIEKALTTTNFSFKNSLGNFSKIIGKNRQHLYFDIKNNTENKSKWKLENFINNFSGFVLYEANEKEENNIFLYESYDIITPAGNDDTIKKNIKITPDVITFHIKDNFVWANMNFNIHKKHINNYFDFDKSYWVNDGFHCVASYCYPKKIEKNDWIWSFRNKEKFFSEPIYIYAQARNEIRKIFNELKNVDKVNIQFSGKLFNVKELSNEFSKDEFQNKLNSKLWTNNDDINKLLVNEINFRITRYDKVQVVHNKGNKKYEDDFNEWRNKLQNLDSVNIESDMLNDWSQKISGESRSKSNYERLKEFIDEKNMLLENNSFKLVWGYSNSNSQNKPWDPKKIDILLRSKNNEPKIIDLPLISNLPVYLTESQLAKDIANKKDIDNRLKIIFGKWVDFQNGTTKLVDDIKEKHPEDNKHIGLAGNEFWLGKWIVHSPAKVTFRTIDKENEALFINGKKIDVLNKNFLELLEDKRKNASDDGREFNAGYKNKEDEKPDKNNSHKKNEYIIEVKKYSKPGNLDSDLEVTYKMILVINSRSSQMDFKWYGWDPSNNPHQQELLDEYLMDSKKEYKKDDKGEPIKNPKYDPTIDPATGTRKQLVWVDMGVFKNKSMFFKTGGISNFSHYYSDEKQKNYYMNTLLPYNAKTLFAPHKWEDDLDRGFIAEAIVLNKGGVKSIIGDVENFTMFKLEKDQDNNLYFAKIDNRYYKELPKQTSEQSYFSEAGIYLFSSNAKNSISNFKLVYVTGTNSEKKKYFTNNVITKNNFIAPLSSKPQGRKFINFLIKEKDFNKEELNALKYEDAMEYYKEYIDRLYENAKYSDKFLIDAKFKDVPSDIYTSDEFANKYFNNLEDFKRDFYIAPKEKYDGVDVKIRKLEFDKDKAGIKIYLNLDTVQAWYELKQDVIFKEVKFKDITTSKKIINLIYDSVKVNTIFESSVDVRTFIVNLMSKTTEIFGITSEQNDKLDFKFLHSESNNKINLIINVKLKEKFKDYSVQPKSEFSQIFNKDDLNKNANVDIGIFKDITLNEINLKGLNNKEKIKNYITSKVVEATKKLNLTLDKDFKINWGNVLEDLINPQIEADGLIVKSSILSLEAINKSGIHKITITNTAGRIFEKEIDLSTYMLDDFEINENKLSQLKKRVREEIQSQFDNLDEKLVIGRDIKIENYNDGINYLALGNRTSFEFIITSLNNMIVNKTKVKVTNIAPYVIDDIDPNNPNKRYLYDLNILSINDLKYNEYIGSQLRDKIIEDVENSIKQQYNISNKYYSINIKELDDIVRKLIQRSKVALNEKLTIYSVDGLSQGTFMVNIINHNKDKKPVDDLDKTSINSKKLAAQKKKMMLIFIPLCLILGVVIGLLVWYFYLRKKDNKVR, from the coding sequence ATGAATAAGAAGAAAATATTATTAAGCAGTTTAGCATTAAGTGGCTGCTTTTTTCCTTTTGTTATGACATCTTGTTATAACAAGAATGAGAAGTATTCTATTTTAAAGAATAATTTATTATATTCAAGTTCAAGCGCTTCAACTAATAGAATAGTTCACAGTTTCCCTGAAGAGTTGAAAGAGAATGAATACCATGAATTGAAACCAATTGAAAAAGCGTTAACTACCACAAATTTTAGTTTTAAAAATAGTCTTGGGAATTTTTCTAAAATTATAGGAAAAAATAGACAACATCTTTATTTTGATATAAAAAACAATACAGAAAATAAATCAAAATGAAAATTAGAGAATTTTATTAATAATTTTTCAGGTTTTGTGTTATATGAAGCCAATGAAAAAGAAGAAAATAATATTTTCCTTTATGAGTCATATGACATAATAACACCAGCAGGCAATGATGATACAATCAAGAAAAACATAAAAATTACACCTGATGTAATAACCTTTCATATAAAAGATAATTTTGTTTGAGCAAATATGAATTTTAATATTCATAAAAAACACATTAATAATTATTTTGATTTTGATAAATCATATTGAGTAAATGATGGATTTCATTGTGTTGCCAGTTATTGCTATCCTAAAAAAATTGAGAAAAATGATTGAATATGATCCTTTCGAAATAAAGAAAAATTTTTTTCTGAGCCAATTTATATTTATGCACAAGCAAGAAACGAAATTAGAAAGATATTTAACGAATTAAAAAATGTTGATAAGGTAAATATTCAGTTTAGTGGAAAATTATTTAATGTCAAAGAATTATCAAATGAATTTAGTAAAGATGAATTTCAAAATAAACTTAATTCAAAATTATGAACTAATAATGATGATATAAATAAGTTATTAGTTAATGAGATAAATTTTAGAATTACTAGATATGACAAAGTCCAAGTTGTTCATAATAAAGGTAACAAAAAATATGAAGATGACTTTAATGAATGAAGAAATAAATTGCAAAATTTAGATAGTGTAAACATTGAAAGTGATATGCTCAATGATTGAAGTCAAAAAATAAGTGGCGAAAGTAGATCAAAATCAAATTATGAACGATTAAAAGAATTTATTGATGAAAAAAATATGTTATTGGAAAATAATAGTTTTAAACTTGTTTGGGGCTATTCAAATTCAAATTCTCAAAATAAGCCTTGAGATCCTAAAAAAATAGATATATTGTTAAGAAGTAAGAATAATGAACCAAAAATCATTGATTTACCATTAATTAGTAATCTTCCTGTTTATTTAACTGAATCTCAACTTGCAAAAGACATTGCAAATAAAAAAGATATTGATAATAGATTAAAAATAATATTTGGTAAATGGGTTGATTTTCAAAACGGAACAACCAAATTGGTTGATGACATAAAAGAAAAACACCCTGAAGACAATAAACATATAGGATTAGCAGGTAATGAATTTTGACTTGGTAAGTGAATTGTTCATAGTCCAGCAAAAGTAACTTTTAGGACAATTGATAAAGAAAATGAAGCACTGTTTATTAATGGCAAAAAAATTGATGTATTAAACAAAAATTTCCTTGAATTGTTAGAAGATAAAAGAAAGAATGCTAGCGATGATGGTAGAGAGTTTAATGCAGGATATAAAAATAAGGAAGATGAAAAACCTGATAAAAATAACTCACATAAGAAAAATGAATATATTATTGAAGTTAAGAAATATTCAAAACCTGGTAATTTAGATAGTGATTTGGAAGTTACTTATAAAATGATCTTAGTCATAAATTCAAGGTCATCTCAAATGGATTTCAAATGATATGGTTGAGATCCATCAAATAATCCACATCAACAAGAATTACTTGATGAATATCTTATGGATAGTAAAAAGGAATATAAGAAAGATGATAAGGGCGAACCAATCAAAAATCCAAAATATGATCCAACAATAGATCCTGCAACTGGTACTAGAAAACAACTTGTTTGGGTTGATATGGGTGTATTTAAGAATAAATCAATGTTCTTTAAAACTGGTGGAATTAGTAACTTTTCACATTATTATAGTGATGAAAAACAAAAGAATTACTATATGAATACTTTACTTCCTTATAATGCTAAAACACTTTTTGCTCCGCATAAATGAGAAGATGATTTAGATCGTGGTTTTATTGCAGAAGCAATAGTTTTAAATAAAGGTGGAGTTAAAAGTATCATTGGAGATGTTGAAAATTTCACAATGTTCAAACTTGAAAAAGACCAAGATAACAATTTATATTTTGCAAAAATAGATAACAGATATTATAAAGAATTACCAAAACAAACAAGCGAGCAAAGTTATTTTAGTGAAGCAGGCATCTATTTATTTTCTTCTAATGCTAAAAATTCTATTTCAAACTTTAAACTTGTTTATGTAACGGGTACAAATAGCGAAAAGAAGAAATATTTTACAAATAATGTAATTACTAAAAATAATTTCATTGCTCCTTTATCTTCAAAACCACAAGGCAGAAAATTTATTAACTTCTTAATTAAGGAAAAAGATTTTAATAAGGAAGAACTTAATGCATTAAAGTATGAAGATGCAATGGAATATTACAAGGAATATATTGATAGACTTTATGAAAATGCAAAATATAGTGATAAATTTTTAATAGATGCAAAATTTAAAGATGTACCAAGTGATATTTATACAAGTGATGAATTTGCTAATAAGTATTTTAACAACCTTGAAGATTTTAAAAGAGATTTCTATATAGCACCAAAAGAGAAATATGATGGTGTTGATGTTAAAATAAGAAAACTTGAATTTGATAAAGATAAAGCAGGAATTAAAATCTATCTAAATTTAGATACTGTTCAAGCCTGATATGAATTAAAGCAAGATGTCATATTTAAAGAAGTAAAATTTAAGGATATTACAACTAGCAAAAAAATTATTAATTTAATATACGATAGTGTAAAAGTGAATACTATCTTTGAAAGTAGTGTGGATGTTAGAACATTTATAGTAAATCTAATGTCAAAAACAACTGAAATTTTTGGCATAACTAGTGAACAAAATGACAAATTAGATTTTAAATTTTTACATAGTGAAAGTAATAATAAAATTAATTTAATTATTAATGTTAAACTTAAAGAAAAATTTAAAGATTATAGCGTTCAGCCCAAAAGTGAATTTAGTCAAATTTTTAACAAAGATGACCTTAATAAGAATGCCAATGTTGATATTGGTATCTTTAAAGATATTACACTTAATGAAATTAATTTAAAGGGTCTTAACAATAAGGAAAAAATTAAAAACTACATCACAAGTAAAGTTGTAGAAGCAACAAAGAAACTTAATTTGACTTTGGATAAAGACTTTAAAATAAATTGGGGAAATGTATTAGAAGACTTAATTAATCCACAAATTGAAGCAGATGGTTTAATTGTAAAATCATCCATTCTATCTTTAGAAGCAATTAATAAAAGTGGCATACATAAAATAACTATTACTAATACAGCAGGTAGAATATTTGAAAAAGAAATTGATTTAAGTACTTATATGCTTGATGACTTTGAAATTAATGAAAATAAATTAAGTCAACTCAAAAAGCGTGTAAGGGAAGAAATTCAAAGTCAATTTGACAATTTAGATGAGAAACTAGTTATTGGCAGAGATATCAAAATTGAAAATTACAATGATGGTATTAACTATCTTGCATTAGGTAACCGTACAAGTTTTGAATTTATTATTACTTCATTAAATAATATGATTGTTAATAAAACAAAAGTAAAAGTTACTAATATTGCACCTTATGTTATTGATGATATTGACCCAAATAACCCTAACAAAAGATATCTTTATGATTTGAATATACTTTCAATTAATGATTTAAAATATAATGAATATATTGGAAGTCAATTAAGAGATAAAATTATTGAAGATGTTGAAAATTCTATTAAACAACAATATAATATTAGCAATAAATACTACTCTATTAATATTAAGGAATTAGATGATATTGTTAGAAAATTAATACAAAGGTCAAAAGTTGCTCTTAATGAAAAATTAACTATTTATAGCGTTGATGGTCTTTCACAAGGAACTTTTATGGTTAATATCATTAATCATAATAAAGATAAAAAGCCTGTTGATGATTTAGATAAAACTTCTATTAATTCTAAAAAGTTAGCTGCGCAAAAGAAGAAAATGATGTTAATTTTCATACCATTATGCTTAATTTTAGGTGTTGTAATTGGTTTGCTTGTGTGATATTTCTATCTTCGTAAGAAAGATAACAAAGTGAGATAA
- a CDS encoding Mbov_0396 family ICE element transmembrane protein, protein MAWLMNKICYGVFLMGWYPFVVLPLIAIILIIQIYSLIAMKLPQYLIFGIGFNESFNQAEMPVLFLRLAIISIVVFAVLLAISGIRLHFHRDGEPNPVKVAFKYSFIATLWLVGLPILIYLFSVFINILLVLIVGEDGSEISNNIFEALWQKKWNISKSEWMSFTKPGPERYKISFGAYYNTEWGFGPIVIVLGFALAAGTLYPLIMGLISLMEKIFQQFFLFIIAPFVAASAISDDGAKMRTWQQLYMRKSFVIISLLVSIQVFSAFIQRSIEWVDKLPDVHFAMKIILMIVILGGGAMAATTTSSIVGEFLGEAVSAKDTLNETKRVIGGAIALGGGAVAAAKFAHKAVKGASSAAKITGGFIKNGKLGARQAKDKINLNKAKKAGLISKEDYKSQKNLLKENHLQEKENKKQEKELRKNEGWSKTSDAKLAKKSNKLNKKINNKNLTDDQIRELTARRDKMNGVLDARLGRNSEKKLKGSVSENHNTNVNVLRGQGSFAATPDGKVGLSDRNRDADDTLKSSLDASIKKGGQIKGESLGESWKKIWDPKARKGKK, encoded by the coding sequence ATGGCGTGATTAATGAACAAAATTTGTTATGGTGTTTTTCTAATGGGATGATATCCATTTGTTGTTTTACCACTCATAGCAATAATTTTAATCATTCAAATTTATTCATTAATAGCAATGAAATTGCCACAATATTTAATTTTTGGCATTGGTTTTAATGAATCATTCAATCAGGCAGAGATGCCTGTATTGTTTTTAAGATTAGCAATAATAAGTATTGTTGTTTTTGCTGTTTTATTGGCTATTAGTGGTATACGGTTACACTTTCATAGAGATGGAGAACCCAACCCAGTAAAAGTTGCTTTTAAATATTCATTTATAGCGACTTTATGACTTGTCGGCTTACCAATATTGATTTATTTGTTTAGTGTTTTTATAAATATCCTATTAGTTTTGATAGTAGGAGAAGATGGATCAGAAATATCCAATAATATTTTTGAAGCATTGTGGCAAAAGAAATGAAATATTTCAAAAAGTGAATGAATGAGTTTTACTAAACCTGGACCTGAAAGGTACAAAATTTCCTTTGGAGCCTACTACAATACAGAGTGGGGTTTTGGACCAATTGTTATTGTCCTAGGTTTTGCGCTAGCTGCCGGAACTCTTTATCCACTTATTATGGGTCTTATTTCATTAATGGAAAAGATCTTTCAACAATTCTTTTTATTCATAATTGCTCCTTTTGTAGCTGCTAGTGCTATTAGTGATGATGGTGCAAAAATGAGAACTTGACAACAATTATATATGCGGAAGAGTTTTGTAATTATTTCACTTCTTGTTTCAATTCAAGTTTTTTCTGCTTTCATACAAAGATCTATTGAATGAGTAGATAAATTGCCTGATGTTCACTTTGCAATGAAAATTATATTGATGATTGTAATTTTAGGTGGTGGTGCTATGGCAGCAACTACAACATCATCAATAGTTGGAGAGTTTCTTGGAGAAGCAGTATCTGCAAAAGACACCTTAAATGAAACAAAAAGAGTAATTGGTGGAGCAATTGCTCTTGGTGGTGGTGCTGTTGCAGCCGCGAAATTTGCACATAAAGCAGTAAAAGGTGCATCAAGTGCTGCAAAAATAACTGGTGGATTCATTAAAAATGGCAAACTTGGCGCAAGGCAAGCAAAAGATAAGATCAACTTAAATAAAGCAAAAAAAGCAGGTTTAATTTCAAAAGAAGACTATAAATCACAAAAGAATCTATTGAAAGAAAACCATCTACAAGAAAAAGAAAACAAGAAACAAGAGAAAGAATTACGCAAAAATGAAGGCTGATCAAAAACAAGTGATGCTAAATTAGCAAAAAAATCAAATAAATTAAATAAGAAAATTAATAATAAAAACCTTACAGATGACCAAATTAGAGAATTAACAGCAAGAAGAGATAAAATGAACGGCGTATTAGATGCTAGACTAGGTAGAAATAGTGAGAAGAAACTAAAAGGTTCTGTGTCTGAAAACCACAACACTAATGTCAATGTTTTAAGGGGGCAAGGTAGTTTTGCTGCTACGCCTGATGGTAAAGTTGGCTTAAGTGATAGAAATAGAGATGCAGATGATACATTAAAGAGTTCATTAGATGCTTCTATTAAAAAAGGCGGTCAAATTAAAGGTGAATCACTAGGCGAAAGTTGAAAGAAAATATGAGATCCAAAAGCAAGAAAGGGAAAGAAATAG
- a CDS encoding Mbov_0398 family ICE element protein: protein MNKETDKNNKELRLTIRFYNVDDVARLNKWKKQVSLAGDSFSNVLSRVIMNYLDDTEKKKVLKDFKTDLFYAFRKSMFASLTPFSANIIENILSIKADNYIINKKLDLLLNSIASDKDLTKSLLRNPTQDLIEEVEFFRNLRNLLNVKNDKVIETKNEKVARIKKQEEKYENYEFEDGLFEPEVLDSSIDAMKGEFDE, encoded by the coding sequence ATGAATAAGGAAACCGACAAAAATAATAAAGAATTAAGATTAACTATTAGGTTTTATAATGTTGATGATGTTGCTAGATTAAATAAATGAAAGAAACAAGTTTCACTAGCAGGAGATTCTTTCTCTAATGTCTTATCTCGTGTAATTATGAACTATTTAGATGATACAGAAAAGAAAAAAGTGCTTAAAGACTTTAAAACGGACTTATTTTATGCTTTTAGAAAGTCAATGTTTGCTTCTTTAACTCCTTTTAGTGCTAATATTATTGAAAACATTTTAAGTATTAAGGCAGATAATTACATTATAAATAAGAAACTTGATTTATTACTTAATTCAATTGCAAGTGATAAGGATTTAACTAAATCACTATTAAGAAACCCTACACAAGATTTAATTGAAGAAGTAGAATTCTTTAGAAACTTAAGAAATCTGCTAAACGTTAAGAATGATAAAGTAATAGAAACAAAAAATGAAAAGGTTGCAAGAATCAAAAAGCAAGAAGAAAAGTATGAGAATTATGAATTTGAAGATGGTTTATTTGAACCAGAAGTTTTAGATTCTTCAATTGATGCTATGAAAGGGGAATTTGATGAATAA
- a CDS encoding Mbov_0397 family ICE element conjugal transfer ATPase, producing MLQPKNISKQHTKIFKNITLVDMAVALVLLAISGTIGYTTLPQQVNSGWKFGLSAFVFSITSVLLIKSKKYNCRFYVLIARMIKHWFRAKKFTSKIDKRSLNSKLLIPYDEIVEDKFVKTKKLKGGIKYLAVVKFNGKTPWNEDEIDRNSFLKKYIEILDETTTHFTIVRTKELMDYTNNFESLKSNMNRKLDDLQKSNASIEVIENYQRYYESVFEDFEHIDEDLYVDSYYAVVYDKNTNELVKSINSVINQFVSMDCESELISGVNLIKFLGKLNHKEIDIELANKYLYQQQFNYRKTLLSKNQDDYGQKIDYLSTFKNWIIKSAKNLKVNFKKFGAKLKELFSKLKKLKKKNKKEEVDITTKVVKPIEMKKDEEEIITLDSLLKPNKLIFKSSYFIKDDKYYSIQTVSDLPTVLDDGWAIPLFDNNSIIIWNLMPYSEEEQAKLLDKTNRKITDNATMTKSKYAQKGDSLQLEALEYLEDQLQIDRNKLFNSALVIINEAETLKELKKIEHRNYSIANKSKINLNPVPFKQFEAFAQSCLIPTDNLKESVQMSSHNIAYGWPFENESNNDGNSFILAETASTGEPIIFDQFYKKSERRTNYNMITVGSSGKGKSTDMKKAFVNHLASNNKVYIIDPQNEYKSIGRKFGATIIDLGSGINTVINPLEVQTQFLEDDEEMSIELVINKHLEWLEEFFSLVQPEWKTDHLIVIMKCVRELYEKKKLYKLKSIEELSSSKIKWPIMSDLIQRLRKYKFVDKFERDRKQLMVANIKDHMESLFEHHGKYQFVYNGQTNINLDNDFIIFNTQKLFTSGDIKSGRVGTYVLLSFIQNKIVNNYLEDKTKNTIIGIDELHMYVDPDNMTTLNFVYKTIKTARKFNAGAILGTQNPSDLLGSNAITRKAEAILQNCQYSKFFGLRQRDLESVIEMYKSSGGLNESHIKYLADSNIGCLLFSLHMYSKIKANIYYNEFEEELFFTKGRIGRDFDGTNE from the coding sequence ATGTTACAACCAAAAAATATAAGTAAACAACATACTAAAATATTTAAAAATATCACTCTTGTTGATATGGCTGTTGCTCTTGTCTTATTGGCTATTTCTGGTACTATTGGCTATACTACTTTGCCACAACAAGTTAATAGTGGTTGAAAATTTGGTTTATCTGCTTTTGTTTTTAGTATTACTAGTGTTCTGTTGATTAAGAGCAAAAAATACAATTGTAGGTTTTATGTCTTAATTGCTAGGATGATTAAACATTGATTTAGAGCAAAGAAATTTACTTCCAAAATTGATAAAAGAAGTCTTAATTCTAAATTATTAATTCCATATGATGAAATTGTTGAAGATAAATTTGTCAAAACAAAGAAACTTAAAGGTGGAATTAAATATCTTGCTGTTGTTAAATTTAATGGTAAAACACCTTGAAATGAAGATGAAATAGATAGGAATTCATTTCTTAAAAAATATATAGAAATTTTAGATGAAACTACTACTCACTTTACTATTGTTAGAACAAAAGAATTAATGGATTACACCAATAACTTTGAATCATTAAAGAGTAATATGAATAGGAAACTAGATGATTTACAAAAAAGCAATGCTTCAATAGAAGTTATTGAAAACTATCAAAGATATTATGAAAGTGTTTTTGAAGATTTTGAACATATTGACGAAGATTTATATGTTGATTCATATTATGCTGTTGTTTATGACAAAAACACAAATGAATTAGTCAAATCTATTAATTCAGTAATAAATCAATTTGTTTCTATGGATTGTGAAAGTGAACTAATTAGTGGTGTTAATTTAATCAAGTTTTTAGGTAAGTTAAATCATAAAGAAATTGATATTGAATTGGCCAATAAGTATCTTTATCAACAACAATTTAACTATCGTAAAACATTGTTAAGTAAGAACCAAGATGATTATGGTCAAAAAATAGACTACTTATCAACCTTTAAGAATTGAATAATTAAAAGTGCTAAAAACTTAAAAGTAAACTTTAAGAAGTTTGGTGCTAAATTAAAAGAATTATTTAGTAAGTTAAAGAAACTTAAAAAGAAGAATAAAAAGGAAGAAGTTGATATTACAACAAAGGTTGTTAAACCAATAGAAATGAAGAAAGATGAAGAAGAAATCATTACACTTGATTCACTTCTTAAACCTAATAAACTTATCTTTAAATCATCTTATTTTATTAAAGATGACAAATATTATTCTATTCAAACAGTTAGTGATTTACCAACTGTTTTAGATGATGGTTGAGCAATACCGCTATTTGATAACAATAGCATAATTATTTGAAATTTAATGCCTTATAGTGAAGAAGAACAAGCAAAATTGTTAGATAAAACAAATAGGAAGATTACTGATAATGCCACAATGACAAAAAGTAAATATGCTCAAAAAGGAGATAGTTTACAACTTGAAGCACTTGAATATTTGGAAGATCAATTGCAAATTGATAGAAATAAATTATTTAACAGTGCATTAGTAATTATTAATGAAGCAGAAACATTAAAAGAATTAAAGAAAATTGAGCATAGGAACTACTCAATTGCCAATAAAAGTAAGATTAACCTTAATCCTGTTCCTTTCAAACAATTTGAAGCCTTTGCTCAAAGTTGCTTAATTCCTACTGATAACTTAAAGGAATCAGTGCAAATGTCATCACATAATATCGCTTATGGTTGACCTTTTGAAAATGAAAGCAATAATGATGGTAATAGTTTTATATTAGCTGAAACTGCTTCAACAGGAGAGCCTATTATCTTTGATCAATTCTATAAGAAGAGTGAGCGAAGAACTAATTACAATATGATAACTGTTGGCTCTTCTGGTAAGGGTAAAAGTACCGATATGAAGAAAGCCTTTGTTAATCACTTGGCTTCAAATAATAAGGTTTACATCATTGACCCGCAAAATGAATATAAGTCAATTGGACGTAAATTTGGTGCTACTATAATTGATTTAGGTAGTGGTATTAATACCGTAATTAATCCGCTAGAAGTTCAAACTCAATTTTTAGAAGATGATGAAGAAATGTCTATTGAATTAGTTATCAATAAACATTTAGAGTGATTGGAAGAGTTCTTTTCACTGGTACAACCAGAGTGAAAAACTGACCACTTAATCGTTATTATGAAGTGTGTTAGAGAACTTTATGAAAAAAAGAAATTATATAAATTAAAATCAATTGAAGAATTGTCTTCAAGCAAAATTAAATGACCTATTATGAGTGATTTAATTCAAAGGTTAAGAAAATACAAATTTGTAGACAAATTTGAAAGGGATAGAAAGCAATTAATGGTTGCTAATATTAAGGACCATATGGAATCACTCTTTGAACATCACGGTAAGTATCAATTTGTCTATAATGGTCAAACTAACATTAATTTAGATAATGACTTTATTATTTTCAATACTCAAAAACTTTTTACTTCTGGAGATATTAAAAGTGGTAGAGTTGGAACTTATGTTCTACTATCATTTATTCAAAATAAGATAGTTAATAACTATTTAGAAGATAAAACTAAAAATACCATCATTGGTATTGATGAGTTACATATGTATGTTGACCCTGATAATATGACAACATTAAACTTTGTTTATAAGACTATAAAAACTGCTAGAAAATTCAATGCCGGTGCAATTCTAGGAACTCAAAACCCAAGTGATTTATTAGGCTCTAATGCAATAACAAGAAAGGCTGAAGCAATCTTGCAAAACTGCCAATATTCTAAATTCTTTGGACTAAGACAAAGGGATTTAGAAAGTGTAATTGAGATGTATAAATCAAGTGGTGGTTTGAATGAAAGTCATATTAAATATTTAGCAGATTCAAATATTGGTTGCTTGTTATTTAGTTTGCATATGTATTCAAAAATTAAAGCAAATATTTACTACAACGAATTTGAAGAAGAACTATTCTTTACCAAAGGTAGAATAGGTAGAGATTTTGATGGTACTAATGAATAA
- a CDS encoding Mbov_0395 family pilin-like conjugal transfer protein, with amino-acid sequence MNLKITPWYEQTSVDPNVGAENLGKNLKDLVDAVQKYINIGLGTLMGLVGLAIIIIGGITLFKASTSESEEVRQANLRKIKWLFFFVLGIAILWGVSSLIIRIVTGSISTTK; translated from the coding sequence ATGAACTTAAAAATTACACCTTGATATGAGCAAACTTCGGTAGATCCAAATGTTGGAGCCGAAAACTTAGGGAAAAACCTAAAAGATCTTGTTGATGCAGTTCAAAAATATATAAATATTGGTTTAGGGACACTTATGGGTCTTGTTGGTTTAGCAATAATCATTATTGGTGGAATAACTCTATTTAAAGCAAGCACAAGTGAAAGCGAAGAAGTAAGACAAGCAAATTTAAGAAAAATAAAATGGCTCTTTTTCTTTGTTTTAGGTATAGCGATATTATGGGGTGTTTCAAGTCTTATTATTAGAATTGTTACCGGGAGTATATCCACAACCAAATAA